The genomic interval gcgtatTTATGCATCTCTCACCCTCTAAACAAGGTCAAGAgccctttttttaaaatatctgctaatatgacagttaacagcaaaagagcgctcacgcttcaatatttgattgacaagacagctgactctgtggttgcttagcaatatgaaaagctgcgtcgcactgctctttttttttaaaaaggcagtgcgtcgcgccttgcgtttgcaagtgTTTAAAgcacttttggtgtgactggccccctAGCCTTCAATTCTCAATGTCTCCTCTCTTAAATCATCTGCTCAAACACAAGCAAACCGGCTGTGACTATTTCAAGCATTAAAAATAGACTTACTTTAACTGAACTGCACGTTTCTGCAGCATACAGATTTTCCCATTCATTTATAAGTTTTCAAATAACCCAAATACAGTACAGATCTACACCAGTGCAAACACATAATCATgtttaaatatcattttaagACTTCTATGTAAAGAAAACACGGCTGCCCTTGAGAAAAGTGTCATATCCCATTACAATTAAAGCTTAAAGCACTCCTGACCACAGACTAAATAAAAACTTGCATGTGCCTCCAATTTCATTTACTAACAGATTTAATGTCTCCGTGATTCTCCTACTACTGAATGCATGTAGATTGATGCCGTGAAGAGATCCAGTCGATCCAAAGGTGTGTGACACTGAGCAGAGGGAGCGTCTGTGGTGTCTGATCATCCGGTCTGCACTTACAGTCAACTGTTTTCAGTACAAACCTTCATTATACCACAGTTCACAATCTCACTGAACAGAGAAACACATCTGGTGACCTGTGGAGAAGAAAACATCAAATACTGACATTGTTTTGAGTTATGGATGGCAAGATGTGAAGTGCAGTGGTTTTTAATCCTCTTCACCCTacattgtcagaaaaaaggtttaacactgtaccttttctgttgcTGGGGTGGTACGCTAACCGGTtggtacctttacaggtatacaTAACAtgatacaatgttgtaccttttggggtacattactgtaccttaaggatCTTCAGTGTAACTTTAAAAGTACAGTTAACGGTTTTGTAGactgaaaaaacaaactttttggtgtagtaatatttattagatgaactctcataatttctacataataatattaacatttattgagaactagattttcctaagtaaaatgatgataaatacacaattaattcatgtaaaaaatgaactgtgtgggaatagtaagtcttattagatattttcttgtattatttaactgttttatagtcactgcacatagtcctaaaataattaagtaaattttaatcaaaaactttagcttatcttagttcattttacttaaaaatattaaatccattgcactaaaaaaatcgaagtaaaatgtacatttatttgcacaaggaatacccacaattctttgcgcctgaatatttttattttttaaagctttatcacagaataagaactgataagaactttaactacttaaatatttgttagcaaaatgtcataaaggtttaagctcttatattattgatgttgttttgttgtaaataataattttgtgaagtcaccgttcaggtgatcagtgttactttacatgaaccctgttcagaacagtgtattgtaattctctccacagtgctgataatgcatgtcagaaacacagtttgtgtgcgtttctgttccgaatcaagtttattcaatgactgacttgttgtcagtcatgaattgtgtgttataatgccatttatttaatattattaggacagcaatgcttcaattttaaaaatacctaatagactttacctaaacgattaaaataaatctaacttctaaataaaataattaagtaacatttaattaattatttaacatatgttttatcatgcaattttaagtaaattttatttgattttagtaggtaagttttacttataaaaaagcagttaattttacttaaaaaaagttcgtgcaaaaaagttgttttttttcagtgtaccccTCAAATTTAACTGGAACTAAATTATTCCTTAAGGTACACAATATATCCTTAGGGTgtaatattgtaccccaaagggtacaacatttcattgtgttgtatacctgtaaaggtacctTCTTTAGTGTTTGTGAGTGTAAGTGAGGTCTAGGGCCTCCCTCAATTCAAACACTGTATAGGTGTTCATTTGGTTTGCCATTTCGTCTAATGTAattatgtttatacatttataagaTTAAAaagcttaactctttcgccgccagcatttttcatgattttcacaaaagtttaatgacttccagaaaatgctcctttttaaatatataaacatacaatatatgaattaaaagaacagaccctctgctttcaaacaaaaaatctgtttcatcctaccttcatgtgttctgtttttatctcctctcaaatatgtgtaggtttcatcaaaaacaccaaattttgagcaaaaagctgagaaaattcaatttttgtgaaggacttttgatagagatcagatgcagagcgatctttaaaacatacacggacatacagctgtttgccctaaggcAGGGGTGTCCactcctgctcctggagggcctgtgtctctgcagagttttattccaaccctaatcaaacacacctgatccagctaatcaaggtcttactaggcagactagatactttgaggcaggtgtgttgagggaagttttagctaaactctTTAGGACacaggccctccaggaccgactttggacacccctgccctagggcaatacttccgggttgaATAAGTTGCGgaatagcgccacctggtggataatagcggtataaaggcgaggaaagagttaattgtcCAAATTCTGTTTTACtatatatttaaattgaaataaagtaaaataaacagaaaaatatatataaacaaaacatatacatAAGATATGCTGTGATATAAACACAGTTTTATCACTCACTTGTCTCTAAGCAACAACTGCTTTATGGTGAAGGAAAGTTCAGCTTGTCGACCTGATTCATCTTAAGGTGGTTATCCAAGATCTGGAAAAGCTCTTGAATGTTGGGCACATATCCTGATTGCAACTTGGACCAAATAGGTACATCTAAAACAAAAAGCAAGTAACATTTCTGTGACCAACATACATGGTTCATTTAATTACGTACAAGTAAGCTTTAACTCACCAAGAGAAATGCTTAATTAAAACACATTACCATTCAATGAGATTTCAAAAGCTCCAGTGGAGAGGAAATGAGTCTCCAACATGTTACTGATGAAGAAGACCATAAGACAGGAGAATATCTGTAATGTAGACACAACAACTATCAGAAACATTTCATAACTATGAGGATAAATGTTCATTTGAATATTGACTTGACTTTAATTGCAACGTAAAAACAAATTACATTGTTGGTTGAAATGATTTTGTCTTTATTACACAATGCTAGCACAGTAGCTCATAATGCTGCTCATCTcattacacaaacacacttcaAGTTTATCTGTTTTGAACAGATGTTTATCTTGAACAAAAGAGATGCAAATATTACCTTATTCTCCTGTCCCCAAAACCATATTCTTGGAGTGTTCATTCCAAACATTTGAAAAGGATTTTGTCCCGTCACAATCAAGGCGATGGCAAGCAATTTGAAGTAGGAGATAAAATTTGCAAGGTATCTAGAGAAGTCACAACTCAGGATTACTggcagagtttttttttacatcactGGTATGGGTTTTGTTAACATGGGACTAATTCCCTAACATTTTGGTAAAGCAGACTCACTTGTTGATAGATTTGGGAGGGTAATTCTCTCCCTCGATTTTGATGTCCGGGTACAGCTGGTTTATGGACCGGGAGTACTCCTGGAACACCTTACTGTACCCTCAGGAGAtactaaaaaaatgaaaacaaagacAGTTAAATATAGTAGTGTTGCTAAAAACCGCACAACTCAACTGGTCCTATCAAAGCACTGAATGTGAAGCTTGATCAAACTGtccacttttatattttataggGCAAATTTTTTATCCACAAACAAAAACAGCTTAAATGTTCCACTCTTTCTTGCTGAAATTAGATCCATTGTTTCAACTTTAAAGACTTTtaagacactatttttgaaataGTATGATGTTTTATTCAAAGatgttatttaaattatgtactTTTCTAACTCATTTATTTAACTTGTAACTTGATATCTTCTTTCTGTGTTGTTATTACAACTGTCTGTGATAcaacatttttctttattattattaaataattgaaCAATTAAGCTTGTTGTCCTTGTCAGATGtaattattgttattttaatttatataatttgtATTTGTAACTATATTATGTACTCGTTTGGCATTATTCTCATGTTACTGTTTTcaaacacttataaaaaaagaataatttaaGAGTCAGGAAataaggaaaaataaaaatgttatttttcctTATTTCCTGACTCTTaaattactctttttttttaagtgtttgaaaaacatgcaaggtcaaaaaacacctttgttttttataatatgcattttattataaacatgCATGCAAACCTGTTGTTGGGGACTCTCAAAAGCAATTATTAATAGCATAATACAGGcaatttaagttttaaataaaatccTTTAATGTACTTCATTAACAAACGCTTCTGTGTTGGAAAAGAAAACTCACTGTCTTGTCCAATCAGATAATTTATTGAATGTTGGggatatatcatgaaaatctgactttttccatgtttaagtgatacaattgggtccccagtgcttttatcaacatagaaaatgtgaaaaacaacaacccagtaacttagttttggtaaaccattctctgcaacatgtggaaaaaataggtcattaaaatgtggctccacttgtgatgtcaaaagggtatcttattataataataccaccccttaatctgcactatccaaccacgccactgccatttagtgcagagatcagctcatttgcatttaaaaggacactcccAAAAACggcatatttttgctcacaaaatggcaattttaacatgctataataaattatctatatggtattctgagctaaaacttcacatacatactctggggacagcaaagatttatttgacatctttaaaaagtcttgtgaagaTTGTGGCTCCTATCTTTAAACCAATCTATAAACTCTCTTAATAAAATGATTTGGAAGGTTGAGAAAAACACTAGAATGGATACTATTATACATGCAAGGGTAGGTAAAATAGCTTTAATGTAGCTGGTTTATGATGGTCATGTTGGTCTTCCGGTTTGGCTGTCAAATTGGATTTAGCTGAAAGGTCAGCTGATTTTCCAGTCATTCCTTCAAAAACCAGCCGGCTAAACAAGtttaaccagctaaaaccaggctaAAAGACCAACTAAGTTACAGCCAGCTTAGGCGGATTTCAGTCTTTTCATTGGGGTTTACATTCGCTAAACTAGCATGCTAACGTCATCGGGTTACCGTACAAACACCTCAACTAAACATAAATGAACGTCTCACCAGAACTGGAACTTGAGTACCGGCCCGGTGTACATTTTGGGTTtgttgtgtctctgtgtgtttaCGTCAGGCTCCAGAAAGCTATCGGGCCCGGTACTGTCCTGTTGAGTCATGCTGCTGCTCCGGCCCACATAAATATCCTTAACCGTGACTGCAGTAAACAGCAGCAGGGCCGTTAATATACCCGTTTGACTATACTCGGCCATCTCTGGCCCTTCAGCGCCAGAACCGAACGAACGGTCCTGATACTGACCAGAAACAGCTACTGCTAGAGCTACACGAACCAAGTGAAGCAGGATACAGCGATAGCGAACAACGCCTTCATtcagatttcaaaataaaagtccccaAAAAGTATGTAAACTGCGCCATCTACTGGTTTTATGATGTATGTTCGTGA from Misgurnus anguillicaudatus chromosome 16, ASM2758022v2, whole genome shotgun sequence carries:
- the selenot2 gene encoding selenoprotein T2, translating into MAEYSQTGILTALLLFTAVTVKDIYVGRSSSMTQQDSTGPDSFLEPDVNTQRHNKPKMYTGPVLKFQFCISUGYSKVFQEYSRSINQLYPDIKIEGENYPPKSINKYLANFISYFKLLAIALIVTGQNPFQMFGMNTPRIWFWGQENKIFSCLMVFFISNMLETHFLSTGAFEISLNDVPIWSKLQSGYVPNIQELFQILDNHLKMNQVDKLNFPSP